A genomic region of Rhizobium sp. NXC24 contains the following coding sequences:
- a CDS encoding MaoC family dehydratase yields MKMTELYPIGARAEIGSHTFTVENIVRFASRFDPQIFHMDAEAARHTLFGGLCASGWHTCSVWMRTFVDYWKSETARLHAEGRKPPNLGPSPGFQKLQWLRPVFAGDTVTYGVTLLASRPLSSRPGWTLNTILCDGTNQHGTAVLRFESTVLEFE; encoded by the coding sequence ATGAAGATGACGGAGCTTTATCCGATCGGTGCGCGCGCCGAGATCGGCAGCCATACGTTCACGGTCGAAAATATCGTCCGTTTCGCCTCGCGCTTCGATCCGCAGATTTTCCACATGGATGCAGAAGCGGCCAGACACACGCTGTTCGGCGGGCTTTGCGCATCCGGTTGGCACACCTGCTCGGTCTGGATGCGCACCTTCGTCGACTATTGGAAAAGCGAAACCGCCCGCCTCCACGCCGAAGGCAGAAAACCGCCGAATCTCGGCCCTTCGCCCGGTTTCCAGAAGCTGCAATGGCTTCGCCCGGTCTTTGCCGGCGACACTGTCACCTACGGAGTGACCTTGCTCGCCAGCCGCCCACTGAGCTCACGCCCCGGCTGGACGCTCAACACCATCCTTTGCGACGGAACCAACCAGCACGGCACGGCGGTGTTACGGTTCGAGAGCACCGTGCTGGAGTTCGAATAA
- the clpS gene encoding ATP-dependent Clp protease adapter ClpS → MSDNDVILKPKTKTKPKLDRPKLYKIILVNDDYTPREFVIMVLKAVFRMSEETGYRVMMTAHKLGTCVVMVCARDIAETKAQEAIDLAKSAGFPLMFTTEPEE, encoded by the coding sequence ATGAGTGACAATGATGTCATCCTAAAACCCAAGACTAAGACGAAGCCGAAGCTCGATCGGCCGAAGCTTTATAAGATCATTCTCGTCAATGACGACTACACCCCGCGTGAATTCGTCATCATGGTGCTGAAGGCCGTGTTCCGTATGAGCGAGGAGACCGGCTATCGCGTCATGATGACCGCGCATAAGCTTGGCACCTGCGTCGTCATGGTCTGCGCCAGGGATATTGCTGAGACAAAGGCGCAGGAAGCGATCGATCTGGCGAAAAGCGCCGGCTTCCCATTGATGTTCACCACCGAACCGGAAGAATAG
- a CDS encoding adenine phosphoribosyltransferase — MNTIASELAASIRSIPDYPKPGIIFRDITTMLGDARAFRRAVDALVHPYAGTKIDKVAGMEARGFILGGAVAHQLSAGFVPIRKKGKLPHDIVRIAYSLEYGVDEMEMHRDAVNPGEKVILVDDLIATGGTAVGATQLLRQIGAQVVAACFVIDLPDLGGRKKLEALDVPVHTLVEFAGH, encoded by the coding sequence ATGAACACTATCGCTTCGGAGCTTGCCGCCAGCATCCGCTCCATTCCGGATTATCCAAAACCCGGCATCATCTTCCGTGACATCACCACGATGCTCGGCGATGCCAGGGCGTTTCGCCGTGCCGTGGATGCTCTCGTGCATCCCTATGCCGGCACCAAGATCGACAAGGTCGCCGGCATGGAAGCACGCGGTTTCATTCTGGGCGGCGCGGTGGCGCATCAGTTGTCGGCCGGCTTCGTGCCGATCCGCAAGAAGGGCAAGCTGCCGCACGATATCGTGCGCATCGCCTATAGCCTCGAATATGGGGTCGACGAGATGGAGATGCACCGCGATGCGGTCAATCCCGGCGAGAAGGTGATCCTGGTCGACGACCTCATCGCCACTGGCGGCACCGCCGTCGGCGCCACCCAATTGTTGCGCCAGATCGGCGCCCAGGTCGTTGCCGCCTGCTTCGTCATCGACCTCCCGGATCTCGGTGGCCGCAAGAAGCTGGAAGCGCTCGATGTGCCAGTTCACACCCTGGTGGAATTCGCCGGACATTGA
- a CDS encoding MFS transporter: MFVLKPLAQRSISLLWAGQVLAATGSEFYMVAIVWIAADFIGRDAGYVSALQSGALLFGSLFGGILTDRWRHSTTMISADVLRAVLLLVLSVAGLMHFMSLPLLMVLAGCIALLTSAFDPSLQATLPTIAVDPDIRHATNGLFDATRRMARILGPSMIALVNGFLPKSQFFTVTAATFLLSAFAVWMAVAKLPAAPRRREFSGAAAVIDGVLGGWRMARGHAAILYGLFTNLMGNIAWAMGILLGMILHLRETSADPLTDYSLMMTAYGVGNVTTNLILSNIKPRRPVVWIIAAKLIFGAGVFLLPLMHDRLWLMVVACLAAINGPFENLAMLHLMQTRSEPHRLAQAYRLLMCAIFLGLFLAYLMSPSLFAWFGIGPSIMGAGAAVFVAGLVGIGLLVWRQSHPVDAKPA; this comes from the coding sequence ATGTTTGTCTTAAAGCCGCTGGCCCAACGCTCGATTTCGCTTCTGTGGGCCGGTCAGGTGTTGGCGGCAACCGGCTCCGAGTTCTACATGGTTGCCATCGTCTGGATTGCGGCGGATTTCATCGGTCGTGACGCGGGTTATGTTTCTGCCTTGCAGTCAGGCGCGCTTCTCTTCGGCAGCCTGTTTGGTGGCATTCTGACGGATCGCTGGCGGCACAGCACGACGATGATCTCGGCCGACGTCCTGCGTGCGGTTCTCTTGTTGGTGCTGTCCGTTGCCGGTCTCATGCATTTCATGAGCCTGCCGTTGTTAATGGTGCTCGCCGGATGCATTGCCTTGCTGACCTCCGCCTTCGATCCGTCGTTGCAGGCAACGCTTCCGACCATCGCGGTCGATCCGGATATTCGTCATGCGACCAACGGATTGTTCGACGCGACGAGGCGCATGGCCCGGATCCTCGGACCCAGCATGATTGCGTTGGTCAATGGTTTTCTGCCGAAATCGCAGTTCTTCACGGTGACGGCGGCGACCTTCCTGCTTTCGGCTTTCGCCGTTTGGATGGCCGTCGCCAAATTACCGGCGGCGCCGCGGCGGCGCGAATTCTCGGGGGCGGCGGCGGTCATCGACGGCGTCTTGGGCGGGTGGCGGATGGCGCGCGGCCATGCCGCCATACTCTATGGCCTGTTCACGAACCTGATGGGCAATATCGCCTGGGCGATGGGCATTCTGCTCGGAATGATCCTGCATCTGCGCGAGACCAGCGCCGATCCCTTGACTGATTACAGCCTGATGATGACGGCCTACGGCGTCGGCAACGTGACGACCAATCTCATCCTCAGCAACATAAAGCCGCGCAGACCGGTCGTTTGGATCATCGCGGCAAAGCTGATTTTTGGCGCCGGTGTGTTCCTGCTGCCGCTGATGCATGATCGTCTATGGCTCATGGTCGTCGCATGCCTCGCTGCCATCAACGGCCCCTTCGAGAATCTTGCCATGCTGCACCTGATGCAGACGCGCAGCGAACCCCATCGCCTGGCGCAGGCCTACCGCTTGCTGATGTGCGCGATCTTCCTCGGTCTTTTCCTGGCCTATCTCATGTCGCCCAGCCTATTTGCCTGGTTCGGCATCGGCCCATCGATCATGGGCGCCGGTGCGGCTGTCTTTGTCGCCGGGCTTGTTGGCATAGGGCTGCTTGTCTGGAGGCAAAGCCATCCGGTCGATGCGAAACCCGCATGA
- the pth gene encoding aminoacyl-tRNA hydrolase encodes MLLIAGLGNPGAKYQGNRHNIGFMAVDAIHRRHSFSPWSKKFRAEISEGELGGQKVLLIKPQTFMNLSGESVGEAMRFYKLEPSDLVAIYDELDLPAGKARLKTGGGHGGHNGIKSIDAHCGREYRRLRLGIGHPGIKELVHNHVLGDFAKADRSWLEPLFDALADNADMLVRGEDSQLMNKIALALGGKAEEETPKPEKKAVAKSHIHQARSHNQPRMPESGPMAEMLKRMFGKKDD; translated from the coding sequence ATGCTTCTTATCGCGGGTCTCGGCAATCCCGGCGCCAAATATCAAGGCAATCGTCACAATATCGGCTTCATGGCCGTGGACGCGATCCACCGCCGCCACAGCTTTTCGCCCTGGTCGAAAAAATTCAGGGCTGAGATTTCGGAAGGCGAGCTCGGCGGCCAGAAAGTTCTGCTGATCAAGCCGCAGACCTTCATGAACCTTTCCGGCGAATCCGTCGGCGAGGCCATGCGCTTCTACAAGCTGGAGCCTTCCGACCTAGTGGCGATCTATGACGAACTCGATCTGCCGGCCGGCAAGGCGCGGCTGAAGACCGGCGGCGGCCATGGCGGCCATAACGGCATCAAATCGATCGATGCCCATTGCGGCCGGGAATACCGGCGGCTGCGTCTCGGCATCGGTCATCCCGGCATCAAGGAGCTGGTGCACAATCATGTGCTCGGCGATTTCGCCAAGGCGGACCGGAGCTGGCTGGAACCTCTATTCGACGCGCTCGCCGACAATGCCGACATGCTCGTGCGCGGCGAAGATTCGCAGCTTATGAACAAGATCGCTCTTGCCCTCGGCGGTAAGGCGGAAGAAGAGACGCCGAAGCCGGAAAAGAAGGCCGTGGCCAAATCGCACATCCATCAGGCCCGCAGTCACAACCAGCCACGAATGCCTGAGAGCGGCCCGATGGCCGAGATGCTGAAGAGAATGTTCGGCAAGAAGGACGATTGA
- a CDS encoding MaoC family dehydratase, producing MAKLTYEDFQAGQMFPLGPKHVTAEEIVEFAREFDPQPMHLDEAAGRASILGGLAASGWHTSAMFMRMMTDSYLLNTEAEGAPGIDFMDWKKPVLAGDTLSGRSIVLESRAMRSRPGIGIVKFRHEVENQRGELVCLGENATMIRMRLPAEASA from the coding sequence ATGGCAAAACTGACATATGAGGATTTTCAGGCCGGACAAATGTTTCCGCTCGGCCCGAAACATGTGACTGCCGAAGAGATCGTCGAGTTTGCGCGCGAATTCGATCCGCAACCGATGCATCTCGACGAAGCTGCCGGCCGCGCCAGCATCCTGGGCGGGCTCGCCGCCTCCGGCTGGCACACCTCGGCAATGTTCATGCGCATGATGACCGACAGCTATCTGCTCAACACCGAGGCCGAAGGCGCGCCGGGTATCGACTTCATGGACTGGAAGAAGCCGGTGCTGGCGGGCGATACGCTGTCGGGCCGGTCGATCGTGCTCGAATCCCGCGCCATGCGTTCTCGCCCCGGCATCGGCATCGTCAAGTTCCGCCATGAGGTAGAAAACCAGCGCGGTGAGCTGGTTTGCCTCGGCGAAAATGCGACGATGATCCGCATGCGCTTGCCCGCGGAGGCTTCAGCATGA
- a CDS encoding GNAT family N-acetyltransferase — MAEAAGDGAAGIVIRPATAGDLPPLLALYRHLNHDDPDMDSGFAEDRFAAISAHPGMTIFVGFEGELAISSVTLVVIPNLTRSGASYALIENVVTHADHRQRGHARALIETAVATAWEKNCYKVMLLTGSKDPATLRFYANCGFSQDKTGFQIRRSAAG; from the coding sequence ATGGCTGAGGCAGCGGGAGACGGGGCCGCGGGTATTGTCATCCGCCCGGCCACAGCCGGCGACCTGCCGCCGCTGCTAGCTCTCTACCGCCATCTCAACCACGACGATCCCGATATGGATTCCGGATTTGCGGAGGATCGGTTCGCCGCGATCTCTGCCCATCCGGGCATGACAATTTTCGTCGGCTTCGAAGGCGAACTCGCCATTTCCTCGGTCACCCTGGTCGTTATCCCCAACCTGACGCGTAGCGGCGCTTCCTATGCGCTGATCGAAAACGTCGTCACCCATGCCGATCACCGCCAACGCGGCCATGCTCGGGCGTTGATCGAAACGGCGGTCGCGACGGCCTGGGAGAAGAATTGCTATAAGGTAATGTTGCTCACGGGCTCCAAGGATCCGGCGACGCTGCGCTTCTACGCCAATTGCGGCTTTTCACAGGACAAGACAGGCTTCCAGATCCGGCGTTCTGCCGCCGGCTGA
- a CDS encoding ribose-phosphate pyrophosphokinase translates to MKVFAGNSNRHLAEAICNYLNVPLGKASVRRFADQEIFVEIQENVRGEDVFVVQPTSFPTNDHLMELLIMIDAMRRSSARRITAVLPYFGYARQDRRASGRTPISAKLVANLITESGADRVLTLDLHAGQIQGFFDIPTDNLYALPILTRDIKANYDIGNVMVVSPDVGGVVRARALAKRLDCLLAIVDKRRDRPGESEVMNIIGDVEGKDCLLIDDIVDSGGTLCNAADALLARGAASVTAYITHGVLSGGAVTRITSSKLRELVITDSIQPTTAVLSAHNIRVVSTAGLIGEAINRTSQEESVSSLFD, encoded by the coding sequence ATGAAGGTTTTCGCAGGCAATTCGAACCGGCATCTCGCCGAAGCGATCTGCAATTATCTCAACGTTCCCTTGGGCAAGGCCAGCGTCCGGCGTTTCGCGGACCAGGAAATCTTCGTTGAAATCCAGGAAAACGTGCGCGGCGAGGATGTTTTCGTCGTCCAGCCTACCTCGTTTCCGACAAACGATCATCTGATGGAACTGCTGATCATGATCGATGCGATGCGCCGCTCGTCGGCGCGGCGCATCACGGCCGTTCTTCCCTATTTCGGCTATGCCCGCCAGGATCGTCGCGCCTCCGGGCGCACGCCGATCTCGGCCAAGTTGGTGGCAAATCTGATCACCGAGTCTGGCGCAGACCGCGTTCTCACGCTCGATCTCCATGCCGGCCAGATCCAGGGTTTCTTCGATATACCCACAGACAATCTCTATGCACTGCCGATCCTGACGCGCGATATCAAGGCGAACTATGATATCGGCAACGTCATGGTCGTCTCCCCCGACGTCGGTGGTGTCGTGCGCGCCCGTGCACTCGCTAAACGTCTCGACTGTCTGCTGGCGATCGTGGACAAGCGCCGTGATCGCCCAGGTGAGTCCGAAGTGATGAACATCATCGGCGACGTGGAAGGAAAAGACTGCCTGCTGATCGACGATATCGTCGATTCCGGCGGCACGCTCTGCAATGCGGCCGATGCCCTGCTCGCACGCGGAGCGGCAAGCGTCACCGCCTATATCACCCATGGTGTCCTCTCCGGCGGCGCCGTCACCCGCATCACCTCGTCGAAACTGCGCGAGCTTGTCATCACCGACTCGATCCAGCCGACGACGGCCGTTCTCTCGGCCCACAATATCCGCGTGGTCTCCACGGCGGGCCTCATCGGCGAAGCGATCAATCGCACCAGCCAGGAAGAATCGGTTTCGAGCCTGTTCGACTAG
- a CDS encoding ABC transporter substrate-binding protein, translating to MRKLLLLVFFSLSSLSLHHTAKAATVNFTTEEYPPFNYREGKTPMGAAVEQVEKIMTDIGVDYSIDVLPWARAYNQALTVPMTCVFVTAHNDARDKLFKWVQPLLIDRNVLIKHTGSPVTADTLDEARNYLVGTWRGDYTETVLRQANFPRIDVGADFRATLKKLMSDRIDLMPISVLYFDKLKKEGDAVEQVTVLSEQAMGIACQKDFPDDILKKMQAALDKLIAGGTQKQIFLKYGLNLGN from the coding sequence ATGCGAAAACTGCTTCTTCTGGTATTTTTCAGCCTGTCCTCTCTCAGCCTTCATCACACGGCTAAAGCCGCAACCGTCAATTTTACCACCGAGGAATATCCGCCTTTCAACTATCGCGAAGGCAAGACTCCCATGGGCGCGGCCGTCGAGCAGGTGGAGAAGATTATGACCGACATCGGCGTCGACTATTCGATCGATGTGTTGCCCTGGGCGCGCGCCTACAATCAGGCACTGACCGTACCGATGACCTGCGTTTTTGTCACCGCTCACAATGACGCGCGCGACAAGCTGTTCAAATGGGTTCAACCGTTGCTGATCGATCGCAATGTTCTGATCAAGCATACCGGGTCCCCCGTAACCGCCGACACGCTCGACGAAGCTCGGAACTATCTCGTCGGCACATGGCGGGGCGATTATACCGAGACTGTGTTGCGGCAAGCCAACTTTCCGCGGATCGATGTCGGCGCCGATTTCCGGGCGACGCTGAAAAAGCTGATGAGTGACCGTATCGACCTCATGCCGATCTCGGTCCTCTATTTTGACAAGCTGAAAAAGGAAGGCGATGCCGTCGAACAGGTCACCGTCCTCTCCGAACAGGCGATGGGCATCGCCTGCCAGAAGGATTTCCCGGACGATATTCTGAAGAAGATGCAGGCTGCGCTCGACAAGCTGATCGCCGGCGGAACGCAGAAGCAGATATTCCTGAAGTACGGCCTGAACCTCGGCAACTGA
- the ychF gene encoding redox-regulated ATPase YchF, whose product MGFKCGIVGLPNVGKSTLFNALTKTAAAQAANYPFCTIEPNTGEVAVPDPRMRKLADIAKSKELIPTRISFVDIAGLVRGASKGEGLGNQFLANIREVDAIVHVLRCFEDSDITHVEGRINPVADAETIETELMLADLDSLERRTEQTRKRATGKDKESMAMLPIMEASLQLLNEGKPVRTLLSKLDAEETRILKGLNLLTSHPVLYVCNVAEADAATGNEHTAAVAAMAKEQNSEVVIISAAIEAEVAQLPEDESKEFLSALGLDEAGLDRLIRAGYKLLHLITYFTVGPKETRAWTIEVGTKAPQAAGVIHSDFERGFIRANTIAFDDYIAYNGETGAKEAGKARDEGKEYVVQDGDVIHFRFNT is encoded by the coding sequence ATGGGTTTCAAATGCGGTATCGTCGGATTGCCAAATGTCGGCAAGTCCACTCTGTTCAATGCGCTGACCAAGACCGCGGCGGCGCAGGCAGCGAATTATCCCTTCTGCACGATCGAACCGAACACGGGTGAAGTGGCGGTTCCCGATCCGCGCATGCGCAAGCTTGCCGACATTGCCAAGTCGAAAGAGCTGATCCCGACGCGCATCTCTTTCGTCGACATCGCCGGCCTGGTGCGTGGTGCGTCGAAAGGCGAAGGCCTGGGCAACCAGTTCCTCGCCAATATCCGCGAAGTTGACGCCATCGTGCACGTGCTGCGCTGCTTCGAAGACAGCGACATCACCCACGTCGAAGGCCGCATCAATCCGGTCGCCGACGCCGAGACGATCGAGACGGAGCTGATGCTTGCCGACCTCGATAGCCTGGAGCGCCGCACCGAGCAAACGCGCAAGCGCGCCACCGGCAAGGACAAGGAATCCATGGCGATGCTGCCGATCATGGAAGCCTCGCTCCAACTGCTGAACGAAGGCAAGCCGGTGCGCACCCTGCTGTCGAAGCTCGACGCTGAAGAAACCCGCATCCTCAAGGGCTTGAACCTTCTGACCTCTCACCCGGTCCTCTATGTCTGCAATGTCGCAGAGGCCGATGCAGCGACCGGCAACGAGCATACGGCTGCCGTCGCCGCCATGGCGAAGGAACAGAATTCCGAAGTGGTGATCATTTCCGCCGCCATCGAAGCGGAAGTCGCGCAGTTGCCGGAAGACGAATCCAAGGAATTCCTCTCCGCCCTCGGCCTCGACGAAGCCGGCCTCGACCGGCTGATCCGCGCCGGCTACAAGCTGCTGCACCTCATCACCTATTTCACTGTCGGCCCCAAGGAAACGCGCGCCTGGACGATCGAAGTGGGCACCAAGGCTCCACAGGCCGCCGGCGTTATCCATTCGGATTTCGAACGCGGCTTCATCCGTGCCAATACCATCGCCTTTGACGACTACATCGCCTACAACGGCGAAACAGGCGCCAAGGAAGCCGGCAAGGCGCGCGACGAAGGCAAGGAATACGTCGTCCAGGACGGCGACGTCATCCATTTCCGCTTCAACACGTAA
- a CDS encoding EAL domain-containing protein, with product MSHSVENRFFAIVCGALLVFVAPLFVLFLFLSSERAEKEIKDHISVLLVANAQALAKPLWDLDEDSVTQISATTVAEGAVVKVNVRDVSGQLDVTQSTIPRSYKGLLESIARPIIYNGVDGAKNLGTITVYYPALGLFDGLKNEEIVFISIFIFAVLTVFGAALIGNRIFIIQPLMRLTHAVEATRRLGSRHHVDWQSNDEMGRLARSFNDMQSKLEREETELKLAHRRATDTYNLTPAMLFSLDDDDCIAAVSDYWLAATGYGRADVLGRKFASLVLPESREEYTERKSSRLDSAARLDVTVKFQCRDDRVMDVLILETTAIQDGLTLSVMTDVTDLKQSEDRNLRQAITDHLTGLLNRQGFETALDAKINEADLRKRELACLFVDLDRFKWINDNMGHAAGDAALRELVSRMQARLTPGDIAARLGGDEFAILLLAEDAEKRAFDMAARIAEVFETPFGGDARLSASIGIAIYPRQAANAAELLLKSDIAMYAKKRDGKNGAQIFDNSMLDDSRRRAELESHIESGLSDDWFEAHLQPIVNIDDRSIAGFEALMRLHHPQKGILPPARIIDVAEETGSIIRIGNRIMEKAISHFARLSRLDGMQNTYLAINFSPLQFESGLPMRIAALLSRHDIRPERIVVEITEAVLMDDNPETRTVINEICRYGCRIALDDFGTGYSSLSYINRFPVDIIKIDQSFVRAINDTASDVSLKSRMLVESITTLSHKMNCTVIAEGIETEEECATLRAMGLDYGQGYLFHRPQHPNDLMKALAGPQADYLTPVAQAS from the coding sequence ATGAGCCATTCCGTCGAGAACAGGTTTTTCGCGATCGTCTGCGGCGCGCTGCTGGTTTTCGTCGCGCCGCTCTTCGTGTTGTTCCTTTTCCTTTCGTCCGAACGCGCCGAAAAGGAAATCAAAGACCATATTTCCGTCCTGCTCGTCGCCAATGCCCAGGCGCTGGCCAAGCCACTATGGGACCTCGATGAAGACAGCGTGACCCAGATCAGCGCGACGACGGTCGCCGAGGGCGCGGTCGTCAAGGTCAATGTCCGCGACGTCTCCGGCCAGCTCGATGTTACCCAATCCACCATCCCGAGGTCCTACAAGGGCCTCTTGGAATCCATCGCCCGCCCGATCATCTACAACGGCGTGGACGGCGCGAAAAATCTCGGCACCATCACCGTCTACTACCCAGCTCTCGGTCTCTTCGACGGCTTGAAGAACGAGGAGATCGTTTTCATCTCGATCTTCATCTTCGCCGTCCTGACCGTCTTCGGCGCCGCCCTCATCGGCAACCGCATCTTCATCATCCAGCCGCTGATGCGGCTGACCCACGCGGTCGAGGCGACCCGGCGACTCGGCTCGCGCCATCACGTAGATTGGCAGTCTAACGACGAGATGGGACGCCTCGCCCGCAGCTTCAACGACATGCAGAGCAAGCTGGAGCGCGAAGAAACCGAACTGAAGCTTGCCCACCGCCGCGCCACCGACACCTACAATCTGACGCCGGCCATGCTGTTTTCGCTCGACGATGACGATTGCATTGCCGCCGTCAGCGATTATTGGCTCGCCGCCACAGGCTATGGTCGGGCCGATGTGCTGGGACGTAAATTTGCGAGCCTGGTCCTGCCGGAATCGCGCGAGGAATACACCGAACGCAAGAGCAGCCGTCTCGACAGCGCTGCCCGTCTCGACGTCACGGTGAAGTTCCAGTGCCGGGATGACCGGGTCATGGACGTGCTGATCCTCGAAACGACGGCCATCCAGGATGGCCTTACGCTTTCGGTCATGACCGACGTCACCGACCTCAAGCAGTCCGAAGACCGCAACCTGCGCCAGGCAATCACCGACCATCTGACCGGCCTTTTGAACCGTCAAGGTTTCGAGACGGCACTCGATGCGAAGATCAACGAGGCGGATCTGCGCAAGCGCGAGCTCGCCTGCCTCTTCGTCGATCTCGACCGCTTCAAATGGATCAACGACAACATGGGCCATGCCGCCGGTGACGCGGCGCTGCGCGAACTGGTTTCGCGCATGCAGGCACGATTGACCCCAGGCGACATCGCCGCCCGTCTCGGCGGCGATGAATTCGCCATCCTGCTGCTTGCCGAAGATGCCGAGAAAAGAGCATTCGATATGGCGGCCCGCATCGCCGAAGTCTTCGAGACGCCTTTCGGCGGCGATGCCCGCCTCAGCGCCAGCATCGGGATTGCCATCTACCCACGCCAGGCCGCCAACGCCGCAGAACTGCTGTTGAAATCCGATATAGCAATGTATGCCAAAAAGCGCGACGGCAAGAACGGCGCGCAGATCTTCGATAACAGCATGCTGGACGATTCCCGCCGCCGGGCTGAGCTGGAGAGCCATATCGAAAGTGGCCTGAGCGACGACTGGTTCGAAGCGCACCTGCAGCCGATCGTCAATATCGATGACCGCTCCATCGCTGGCTTCGAGGCGCTGATGCGGCTGCATCATCCGCAGAAGGGTATCCTGCCGCCGGCCCGGATCATCGACGTTGCCGAGGAGACCGGCTCGATCATACGCATCGGCAACCGCATCATGGAAAAGGCAATTTCCCACTTCGCCCGTCTCTCACGCCTCGACGGCATGCAGAATACCTACCTCGCCATCAATTTCTCGCCGCTGCAATTCGAGTCTGGCCTGCCGATGCGCATCGCGGCCCTGCTCTCCCGCCACGATATCCGCCCGGAACGTATCGTCGTCGAAATCACCGAAGCCGTGCTGATGGACGACAATCCGGAGACACGCACGGTCATCAACGAGATCTGCCGTTATGGCTGCCGCATCGCTCTCGACGACTTCGGCACTGGCTACTCGTCGCTGAGCTATATCAACCGCTTCCCGGTCGACATCATCAAGATTGACCAATCCTTCGTCCGCGCAATCAACGATACTGCCTCCGATGTCAGCCTTAAGAGCCGCATGCTGGTCGAAAGCATCACGACGTTGTCGCACAAGATGAACTGCACCGTTATTGCGGAAGGCATCGAGACCGAGGAAGAGTGCGCAACCCTGCGCGCCATGGGGCTCGACTATGGCCAGGGCTACCTGTTCCACCGGCCGCAGCATCCGAACGATCTCATGAAGGCGCTTGCGGGACCGCAGGCTGACTACCTCACCCCCGTAGCGCAAGCATCATAG
- a CDS encoding 50S ribosomal protein L25/general stress protein Ctc: MSQESYELKAEARERVGKGSARELRRNGFIPAVIYGDKQAPISIALNTNEVTKRIHAGGFLTTIATIDVDGKKIKVLPKDYQLDPVRDFTIHVDFLRVSGNTQVTVEIPVHFENHEKSPGLKAGGVLNIVRHEVEVHCPADAIPEFFTVDLSGHKAGASIHISDITLPKNVSPVITDRDFTIATIAAPAAGLADEEEGGEEEANA, translated from the coding sequence ATGAGCCAGGAAAGCTACGAGCTCAAGGCCGAGGCGCGCGAACGGGTTGGTAAGGGGTCCGCCCGTGAACTTCGCCGCAACGGTTTCATTCCCGCTGTCATCTATGGTGACAAGCAGGCCCCCATTTCGATCGCTCTCAACACCAATGAGGTGACGAAGCGCATTCATGCCGGTGGTTTCCTCACCACGATCGCGACGATCGACGTCGACGGCAAGAAGATCAAGGTTCTGCCGAAGGACTACCAGCTCGATCCGGTCCGCGACTTCACGATCCACGTCGATTTCCTGCGCGTCTCCGGCAACACCCAGGTGACCGTTGAAATCCCGGTTCACTTCGAAAACCACGAAAAGTCCCCGGGCCTCAAGGCTGGCGGCGTGCTGAACATCGTTCGCCACGAAGTCGAAGTCCACTGCCCGGCCGATGCGATCCCGGAATTCTTCACTGTTGATCTGTCCGGTCACAAGGCTGGTGCCAGCATCCACATCTCGGATATCACCCTGCCGAAGAATGTATCCCCGGTCATCACCGACCGCGACTTCACGATCGCAACGATCGCCGCTCCGGCTGCCGGTCTTGCCGACGAAGAAGAAGGCGGCGAAGAAGAAGCCAACGCTTAA